Proteins encoded together in one Venturia canescens isolate UGA chromosome 10, ASM1945775v1, whole genome shotgun sequence window:
- the pn gene encoding exopolyphosphatase PRUNE1, whose amino-acid sequence MNNFLIASKSALNDLNKYERVRVVSGNSTCDLDSAVCALVLGYYQYESLAEDDKKKIAVIPIMNISEREYRIKTEVVWFLRANGIHSDAITFRNQLDLAGLANEKKLELTLVDHHALGVEDERLANSVVEIIDHRPRDPTCSWPPSLKLTLEPVGSCATLVAHEILTKNPTLMDARIRALLRGPILVDTHNLSAQAARARPLDREIIRRLEEPVETVPPREQIYEEILAAKTDVSNLTAEDLLLKDLKVVDEVALPGFPILVEEFVKLPNALEDVLAFGSRGSFTLVILLGMDLRGEEKIRRDVGIFIPSRTSVEQHHEILSRLMGSDLGLENRVEKKYESSDGNSHAFITFRQTNVRLTRKQIIPIIRSAMTELRARRVETLPPAN is encoded by the exons ATGAACAACTTTCTGATTGCCTCGAAATCTGCACTG AATGATCTCAATAAATACGAACGAGTCAGAGTTGTATCGGGGAACAGCACTTGCGATCTAGACTCGGCCGTTTGTGCTCTCGTACTAGGATATTATCAATACGAAAGCTTGGCGGAagacgataagaaaaaaattgctgttATCCCTATAATGAACATATCCGAGAGGGAATACCGTATAAAAACCGAAGTCGTGTGGTTTCTGCGAGCCAATGGAATTCATTCGGACGCCATAACGTTCAG GAATCAACTGGACCTTGCAGGcctggcgaatgaaaaaaaattagaattaaCGCTCGTCGATCATCACGCGTTGGGAGTCGAGGACGAACGATTGGCGAATAGCGTCGTCGAGATAATCGATCACAGGCCGCGAGACCCGACCTGCTCGTGGCCCCCCAGCCTCAAACTCACCCTCGAACCGGTCGGTAGCTGCGCCACCCTCGTCGCTCACGAAATATTAACGAAGAATCCTACATTGATGGACGCTCGGATACGCGCTCTTCTGCGAG GCCCAATTCTGGTGGACACTCACAATTTATCGGCGCAGGCAGCGCGCGCACGGCCCCTCGATCGCGAGATCATTCGCCGCCTCGAAGAACCCGTCGAAACTGTCCCACCGAGGGAGCAAATCTACGAGGAAATTCTAGCAGCAAAAACTGACGTCTCGAATCTTACGGCCGAGGATTTGCTGCTCAAAGACCTCAAAGTCGTCGATGAGGTCGCTCTTCCCGGCTTCCCCATTCTCGTTGAG GAATTTGTAAAATTGCCCAACGCTCTGGAAGATGTTTTGGCCTTTGGAAGCAGGGGCTCGTTCACCCTCGTCATTCTCCTCGGAATGGATCTGAGGGGCGAGGAGAAAATAAGGCGGGACGTGGGGATTTTCATACCCTCGAGGACGAGCGTCGAGCAGCACCACGAG ATTTTATCCAGACTGATGGGCTCGGATCTCGGGCTGGAGAATCGCGTGGAAAAAAAGTACGAATCCTCCGACGGGAATAGCCACGCATTTATTACGTTCAGACAAACGAACGTGCGGCTCACGAGGAAGCAGATCATTCCGATAATCCGGAGCGCGATGACGGAGCTCCGGGCCCGGAGAGTTGAGACTTTACCACCGGCGAATTGA